One Rissa tridactyla isolate bRisTri1 chromosome 4, bRisTri1.patW.cur.20221130, whole genome shotgun sequence DNA window includes the following coding sequences:
- the ISM2 gene encoding isthmin-2 isoform X1 has protein sequence MPVMRGRVALILGFVVLTTFLAAVRGLPVRKQRSNSPKERSSKLEEVSASSDPHSARDEELPPSGKARGLRRSGQAGPRRHRRRGVVQQAARSPEMPQPSNTGREENLPFMLDLQSLPGLANVDLSAQNPNIQVTIEVVDDPQAEMEMDLLKETSNDWSLTSSEWLSHKDLFWPLFWEYTDPAEEEEEEEEEEEDDNLDVGDREEEEEEEEEEEEEEEDYTAEYEEEESTLSGVGGDWDQRWPGQKNWIFKEKYNYDYEDEEEWSPWSPCSITCGSGNQKRTRSCGYACTATESRTCDLPRCPGAEGEMVFTTEETPFKNDNTTEMFNSEVDSCEKWLNCKSDFLTKYLSKVLTDLPSCPCSYPLEAVYSAVNLRDERQGKSFRWRDASGPKERLDIYKPTARFCLRSMLSLDSTTLAAQHCCYDEHTRLITRGKGAGVPNLISTEFSPELHYKVDMLPWILCKGDWSRYHAVRPPNNGRRCADNPAEEEYLSQLQEAKEY, from the exons ATGCCTGTGATGAGAGGGAGAGTCGCCCTCATCCTCGGCTTCGTCGTTCTGACAACTTTCCTGGCGGCGGTGCGAGGGCTGCCCGTGAGGAAACAGCGCAGCAACAGCCCGAAGGAGAGGAGCTCCAAGCTGGAGGAG gtcTCTGCCTCATCCGACCCCCATTCAGCAAGGGACGAGGAGCTGCCGCCATCGGGCAAGGCACGGGGGCTGAGGCGGAGTGGGCAGGCTGGCCCCCGGCGGCACAGGCGCCGTGGGGTGGTTCAGCAGGCTGCCAGGAGCccagagatgccccagcccagcaACACTGGCCGGGAGGAGAACCTGCCCTTCATGCTGGACCTGCAGAGCTTGCCAGGGCTGGCCAACGTGGACCTGAGTGCCCAGAACCCCAACATCCAG GTGACCATTGAAGTGGTGGATGATCCTCAGGCTGAGATGGAGATGGACTTACTGAAGGAGACAAGCAATGACTGGTCCCTGACGTCTTCTGAGTGGTTGTCTCACAAGGACCTCTTCTGGCCCCTCTTCTGGGAATACACTGACcccgctgaggaggaggaggaagaggaagaggaggaagaggatgataATCTGGATgtaggggacagggaggaggaagaggaggaggaggaggaagaagaggaagaggaggaagattaCACAGCAGAGTATGAGGAGGAGGAGTCCACGCTCAGTGGAGTGGGAGGTGACTGGGATCAGCGGTGGCCAGGGCAGAAGAACTGgatctttaaggaaaaatataattacG ACTATGAAGATGAGGAGGAGTGGAGCCCGTGGTCCCCTTGCAGCATCACCTGTGGCAGTGGCAACCAGAAGAGGACCCGGTCCTGTGGCTATGCCTGCACAGCAACGGAATCGAGGACCTGCGACCTGCCGCGCTGCCCTG gAGCAGAGGGGGAAATGGTCTTCACCACAGAGGAGACACCTTTCAAAAATGACAACACCACAGAGATGTTCAACTCAG AGGTGGACAGCTGTGAGAAGTGGCTGAACTGCAAGAGCGACTTCCTCACCAAGTACCTCAGCAAGGTGTTGACGGACCTGCCCAGCTGCCCTTGCTCCTACCCGCTGGAGGCCGTCTACAGTGCTGTCAACCTGCGGGATGAGCGGCAGGGCAAGAGCTTCCGATGGCGGGACGCCAGTGGCCCCAAGGAGCGCCTGGACATCTACAAGCCGACGGCGCGCTTCTGCCTGCGCTCCATGCTCTCCCTCGACAGCACCACCCTGGCCGCCCAGCACTGCTGCTACGACGAGCACACCCGCCTCATCACCCGCGGCAAGGGGGCCGGTGTCCCCAACCTCATCAGCACAGAGTTCTCCCCGGAGCTGCACTACAAGGTGGACATGCTGCCCTGGATCCTCTGCAAGGGTGACTGGAGCCGCTACCATGCCGTCCGGCCCCCTAACAACGGGCGACGGTGTGCTGACAACCCCGCCGAGGAGGAGTacctctcccagctgcaggaggccAAGGAGTACTAG
- the ISM2 gene encoding isthmin-2 isoform X2, with protein MPVMRGRVALILGFVVLTTFLAAVRGLPVRKQRSNSPKERSSKLEEVSASSDPHSARDEELPPSGKARGLRRSGQAGPRRHRRRGVVQQAARSPEMPQPSNTGREENLPFMLDLQSLPGLANVDLSAQNPNIQVTIEVVDDPQAEMEMDLLKETSNDWSLTSSEWLSHKDLFWPLFWEYTDPAEEEEEEEEEEEDDNLDVGDREEEEEEEEEEEEEEEDYTAEYEEEESTLSGVGGDWDQRWPGQKNWIFKEKYNYDYEDEEEWSPWSPCSITCGSGNQKRTRSCGYACTATESRTCDLPRCPEGEMVFTTEETPFKNDNTTEMFNSEVDSCEKWLNCKSDFLTKYLSKVLTDLPSCPCSYPLEAVYSAVNLRDERQGKSFRWRDASGPKERLDIYKPTARFCLRSMLSLDSTTLAAQHCCYDEHTRLITRGKGAGVPNLISTEFSPELHYKVDMLPWILCKGDWSRYHAVRPPNNGRRCADNPAEEEYLSQLQEAKEY; from the exons ATGCCTGTGATGAGAGGGAGAGTCGCCCTCATCCTCGGCTTCGTCGTTCTGACAACTTTCCTGGCGGCGGTGCGAGGGCTGCCCGTGAGGAAACAGCGCAGCAACAGCCCGAAGGAGAGGAGCTCCAAGCTGGAGGAG gtcTCTGCCTCATCCGACCCCCATTCAGCAAGGGACGAGGAGCTGCCGCCATCGGGCAAGGCACGGGGGCTGAGGCGGAGTGGGCAGGCTGGCCCCCGGCGGCACAGGCGCCGTGGGGTGGTTCAGCAGGCTGCCAGGAGCccagagatgccccagcccagcaACACTGGCCGGGAGGAGAACCTGCCCTTCATGCTGGACCTGCAGAGCTTGCCAGGGCTGGCCAACGTGGACCTGAGTGCCCAGAACCCCAACATCCAG GTGACCATTGAAGTGGTGGATGATCCTCAGGCTGAGATGGAGATGGACTTACTGAAGGAGACAAGCAATGACTGGTCCCTGACGTCTTCTGAGTGGTTGTCTCACAAGGACCTCTTCTGGCCCCTCTTCTGGGAATACACTGACcccgctgaggaggaggaggaagaggaagaggaggaagaggatgataATCTGGATgtaggggacagggaggaggaagaggaggaggaggaggaagaagaggaagaggaggaagattaCACAGCAGAGTATGAGGAGGAGGAGTCCACGCTCAGTGGAGTGGGAGGTGACTGGGATCAGCGGTGGCCAGGGCAGAAGAACTGgatctttaaggaaaaatataattacG ACTATGAAGATGAGGAGGAGTGGAGCCCGTGGTCCCCTTGCAGCATCACCTGTGGCAGTGGCAACCAGAAGAGGACCCGGTCCTGTGGCTATGCCTGCACAGCAACGGAATCGAGGACCTGCGACCTGCCGCGCTGCCCTG AGGGGGAAATGGTCTTCACCACAGAGGAGACACCTTTCAAAAATGACAACACCACAGAGATGTTCAACTCAG AGGTGGACAGCTGTGAGAAGTGGCTGAACTGCAAGAGCGACTTCCTCACCAAGTACCTCAGCAAGGTGTTGACGGACCTGCCCAGCTGCCCTTGCTCCTACCCGCTGGAGGCCGTCTACAGTGCTGTCAACCTGCGGGATGAGCGGCAGGGCAAGAGCTTCCGATGGCGGGACGCCAGTGGCCCCAAGGAGCGCCTGGACATCTACAAGCCGACGGCGCGCTTCTGCCTGCGCTCCATGCTCTCCCTCGACAGCACCACCCTGGCCGCCCAGCACTGCTGCTACGACGAGCACACCCGCCTCATCACCCGCGGCAAGGGGGCCGGTGTCCCCAACCTCATCAGCACAGAGTTCTCCCCGGAGCTGCACTACAAGGTGGACATGCTGCCCTGGATCCTCTGCAAGGGTGACTGGAGCCGCTACCATGCCGTCCGGCCCCCTAACAACGGGCGACGGTGTGCTGACAACCCCGCCGAGGAGGAGTacctctcccagctgcaggaggccAAGGAGTACTAG
- the ISM2 gene encoding isthmin-2 isoform X3, which translates to MASSGESVGAAVHTLPPLGDWLHDSHSKERAVSASSDPHSARDEELPPSGKARGLRRSGQAGPRRHRRRGVVQQAARSPEMPQPSNTGREENLPFMLDLQSLPGLANVDLSAQNPNIQVTIEVVDDPQAEMEMDLLKETSNDWSLTSSEWLSHKDLFWPLFWEYTDPAEEEEEEEEEEEDDNLDVGDREEEEEEEEEEEEEEEDYTAEYEEEESTLSGVGGDWDQRWPGQKNWIFKEKYNYDYEDEEEWSPWSPCSITCGSGNQKRTRSCGYACTATESRTCDLPRCPGAEGEMVFTTEETPFKNDNTTEMFNSEVDSCEKWLNCKSDFLTKYLSKVLTDLPSCPCSYPLEAVYSAVNLRDERQGKSFRWRDASGPKERLDIYKPTARFCLRSMLSLDSTTLAAQHCCYDEHTRLITRGKGAGVPNLISTEFSPELHYKVDMLPWILCKGDWSRYHAVRPPNNGRRCADNPAEEEYLSQLQEAKEY; encoded by the exons atgGCTTCCTCGGGGGAGTCTGTTGGTGCTGCCGTGCACACCCTGCCTCCCCTGGGGGACTGGCTGCACGATTCACACAGCAAGGAGAGAGCG gtcTCTGCCTCATCCGACCCCCATTCAGCAAGGGACGAGGAGCTGCCGCCATCGGGCAAGGCACGGGGGCTGAGGCGGAGTGGGCAGGCTGGCCCCCGGCGGCACAGGCGCCGTGGGGTGGTTCAGCAGGCTGCCAGGAGCccagagatgccccagcccagcaACACTGGCCGGGAGGAGAACCTGCCCTTCATGCTGGACCTGCAGAGCTTGCCAGGGCTGGCCAACGTGGACCTGAGTGCCCAGAACCCCAACATCCAG GTGACCATTGAAGTGGTGGATGATCCTCAGGCTGAGATGGAGATGGACTTACTGAAGGAGACAAGCAATGACTGGTCCCTGACGTCTTCTGAGTGGTTGTCTCACAAGGACCTCTTCTGGCCCCTCTTCTGGGAATACACTGACcccgctgaggaggaggaggaagaggaagaggaggaagaggatgataATCTGGATgtaggggacagggaggaggaagaggaggaggaggaggaagaagaggaagaggaggaagattaCACAGCAGAGTATGAGGAGGAGGAGTCCACGCTCAGTGGAGTGGGAGGTGACTGGGATCAGCGGTGGCCAGGGCAGAAGAACTGgatctttaaggaaaaatataattacG ACTATGAAGATGAGGAGGAGTGGAGCCCGTGGTCCCCTTGCAGCATCACCTGTGGCAGTGGCAACCAGAAGAGGACCCGGTCCTGTGGCTATGCCTGCACAGCAACGGAATCGAGGACCTGCGACCTGCCGCGCTGCCCTG gAGCAGAGGGGGAAATGGTCTTCACCACAGAGGAGACACCTTTCAAAAATGACAACACCACAGAGATGTTCAACTCAG AGGTGGACAGCTGTGAGAAGTGGCTGAACTGCAAGAGCGACTTCCTCACCAAGTACCTCAGCAAGGTGTTGACGGACCTGCCCAGCTGCCCTTGCTCCTACCCGCTGGAGGCCGTCTACAGTGCTGTCAACCTGCGGGATGAGCGGCAGGGCAAGAGCTTCCGATGGCGGGACGCCAGTGGCCCCAAGGAGCGCCTGGACATCTACAAGCCGACGGCGCGCTTCTGCCTGCGCTCCATGCTCTCCCTCGACAGCACCACCCTGGCCGCCCAGCACTGCTGCTACGACGAGCACACCCGCCTCATCACCCGCGGCAAGGGGGCCGGTGTCCCCAACCTCATCAGCACAGAGTTCTCCCCGGAGCTGCACTACAAGGTGGACATGCTGCCCTGGATCCTCTGCAAGGGTGACTGGAGCCGCTACCATGCCGTCCGGCCCCCTAACAACGGGCGACGGTGTGCTGACAACCCCGCCGAGGAGGAGTacctctcccagctgcaggaggccAAGGAGTACTAG